From a region of the Leptospira kmetyi serovar Malaysia str. Bejo-Iso9 genome:
- a CDS encoding tetratricopeptide repeat protein, with the protein MNRLFFSFLILFFLSAEIFSNEEDENLPGNSPPVPNMEHSPGDPTEAARRRVQIAALNTETVNLIRANNLARASVNIDKIKKLDENTVEYHYLKGSYLYAQGRYPQAKNSLLRAIQIHPGHDPSYYQLGMIFVQRSKWARSLEYFQKAVELSNYNPFYRINLALAYFETGNYLRAKAEADRAIELKPNFRAAKLLLLKSNFLLGNKADAYSQCVDFVKEGFVSREYMLIHARLVMDIHQNYRKAIKIYNQYGELPFQEKRFLAHAYYNTGNYRMAAATYQTVIQFRIAEEEDKIQYIRSLSFIKDYRRLESFVTSWLQEEPDKRRKVQEALDIAELLKENESKVFHMFPSRSPY; encoded by the coding sequence ATGAATCGTTTGTTTTTTTCCTTTTTGATTTTGTTCTTTCTTTCGGCGGAAATTTTTTCCAATGAGGAAGATGAAAATCTTCCGGGCAATTCTCCGCCGGTTCCGAACATGGAACATTCTCCCGGAGATCCGACCGAAGCGGCTCGAAGAAGAGTTCAGATCGCCGCGCTCAATACCGAAACGGTCAACCTCATTCGTGCGAATAATCTTGCGCGCGCTTCCGTCAACATCGACAAGATCAAGAAGTTGGACGAGAATACGGTGGAATATCATTATCTGAAAGGTTCTTATCTTTACGCGCAAGGACGTTATCCTCAGGCGAAAAATTCTCTCTTAAGAGCGATTCAAATTCATCCGGGTCACGACCCTTCGTATTATCAGTTGGGAATGATCTTCGTTCAAAGATCGAAGTGGGCGAGATCGTTGGAATACTTTCAAAAAGCCGTGGAACTTTCCAATTACAATCCGTTCTATAGAATCAACTTGGCACTCGCTTATTTCGAAACCGGAAATTATTTAAGGGCCAAAGCGGAAGCGGATCGGGCGATCGAACTCAAACCGAATTTCAGAGCGGCGAAACTTCTTCTTTTAAAATCCAATTTTCTTTTGGGCAACAAAGCCGACGCGTATTCTCAGTGTGTCGATTTCGTAAAGGAAGGATTCGTTTCCCGGGAATACATGTTGATCCATGCAAGGCTCGTAATGGACATTCATCAGAATTATAGAAAGGCGATTAAGATCTACAATCAATACGGAGAACTTCCGTTTCAGGAAAAAAGATTTTTAGCGCACGCATATTACAATACCGGCAACTACCGAATGGCCGCGGCGACGTATCAAACCGTGATTCAATTTAGAATCGCAGAAGAAGAGGATAAGATTCAATACATCCGTTCTCTTTCGTTTATCAAGGATTATAGAAGACTCGAATCTTTCGTAACGTCTTGGCTTCAGGAAGAACCGGACAAACGTAGAAAGGTGCAGGAAGCTTTGGACATCGCGGAGCTTCTCAAAGAAAACGAGTCTAAAGTTTTTCACATGTTTCCTTCCCGTTCTCCTTACTGA
- a CDS encoding LIC10301 family lipoprotein, which translates to MKKLVLIISLILFLFSACKKKEELILGDWIKVKNCPEKGECPNPEKGKGSHLLILPEGLAKYDTFHLTYKMQGDDIHFNLADLAFDLEYRILKVNDKELQLLNKKEDNVEFFEKK; encoded by the coding sequence ATGAAAAAATTGGTTCTCATCATATCCTTGATTTTGTTTTTATTCTCCGCTTGTAAAAAAAAGGAAGAATTGATTTTAGGAGATTGGATCAAAGTCAAAAACTGTCCGGAAAAGGGAGAATGTCCGAATCCGGAAAAAGGAAAGGGATCTCATCTTCTCATCCTTCCCGAAGGACTCGCGAAATACGATACGTTCCATCTTACTTATAAGATGCAAGGCGACGATATTCATTTCAATCTCGCGGACCTGGCCTTCGATTTGGAATATAGAATTCTCAAAGTAAACGATAAAGAATTACAACTTTTGAATAAGAAAGAAGACAACGTTGAATTTTTCGAAAAGAAATAA
- a CDS encoding STAS domain-containing protein has product MSDNPETIEITPDLSILFNDYYAFRTMLMDAIAKKPKNIILNLGDIPVMNSISISSLVWFLKNARSEGISCTISAIHPDLLNTFEVLNLKEYLDAQ; this is encoded by the coding sequence ATGTCAGACAACCCCGAAACAATCGAAATCACCCCGGATCTTTCGATCCTGTTCAACGATTACTACGCATTCCGGACGATGCTCATGGATGCGATCGCCAAAAAACCGAAGAATATCATTCTCAATTTGGGAGATATTCCGGTGATGAATTCGATTTCGATCAGTTCCCTCGTTTGGTTTTTAAAGAACGCCCGCTCCGAAGGAATTTCCTGTACGATCAGCGCGATTCATCCCGATCTTCTCAACACCTTCGAAGTCCTGAATTTAAAAGAATATTTGGACGCTCAGTAA
- the flgB gene encoding flagellar basal body rod protein FlgB: protein MFEKTHFMKTQDLLERGMNNSIFKRKVISDNIANADVPHFKRSEVIFESMIKRAVESEKIEAIKEVPTQISDERHIQFFKALDYREVQPKANIDYLTTMRADGNNVDVEKEVVEASNSQMQYMMMSERINQNYRDLKQVMRMA, encoded by the coding sequence ATGTTTGAGAAAACCCATTTCATGAAAACCCAGGATCTCCTGGAAAGAGGAATGAATAATTCCATTTTCAAGAGAAAAGTGATTTCGGACAACATCGCAAACGCGGACGTTCCTCATTTTAAAAGATCCGAGGTCATTTTCGAATCCATGATCAAAAGGGCCGTCGAATCCGAAAAAATCGAAGCGATCAAAGAGGTTCCGACTCAAATCTCCGACGAACGTCATATTCAATTTTTCAAAGCCCTGGATTACCGCGAAGTTCAACCGAAAGCGAATATAGATTACTTAACTACTATGAGAGCGGACGGGAACAACGTGGACGTGGAAAAGGAAGTCGTGGAAGCCTCCAATTCCCAAATGCAATACATGATGATGTCCGAAAGAATCAACCAGAACTACAGGGACTTGAAACAAGTCATGAGAATGGCTTAA
- the flgC gene encoding flagellar basal body rod protein FlgC gives MGLFSSINISATGLSAQRLRMDVISNNIANSTTTRNTNGDGPFRRDRVVMTPINLRTRWNSPVYPFGVAPGEGKGVKVMKIEKDMTPLRLVYDPTHPDSIQIGPKKGYVEMPNVNIVTEMTDMISASRSYEANVQMINGSKAMFNKALEIGRA, from the coding sequence ATGGGCCTTTTTTCATCGATCAACATTTCCGCCACAGGCTTATCCGCGCAACGACTGAGAATGGATGTTATCTCGAATAACATCGCAAACTCGACTACGACTCGTAATACGAACGGGGACGGTCCTTTTAGAAGGGATCGGGTCGTCATGACTCCGATCAATCTGAGAACCAGATGGAACAGCCCCGTTTATCCGTTCGGAGTCGCCCCCGGAGAAGGCAAAGGCGTGAAGGTGATGAAAATCGAAAAGGACATGACCCCTCTTCGTTTGGTTTACGACCCGACTCACCCGGACTCGATTCAGATCGGCCCGAAGAAAGGGTACGTGGAAATGCCGAACGTCAATATCGTCACCGAAATGACGGATATGATCTCGGCTTCTCGTTCGTACGAAGCAAACGTTCAAATGATCAACGGATCCAAAGCGATGTTCAACAAGGCTTTGGAAATAGGTAGAGCTTAA
- the fliE gene encoding flagellar hook-basal body complex protein FliE, with product MEINSNSSLWYTYNSGYNGGKAHPLSPKGDNVKVSTTEDRHYKDVKQPVSPDYVAESFSEAMKNALTSVNDLQVDADEMTQKMVFDPNSVDAHEVMIASEKARVALTFTKTIADGVVRAYRELTSLR from the coding sequence ATGGAAATCAATTCTAATTCTTCTCTTTGGTACACTTACAACTCGGGATATAACGGCGGTAAGGCGCATCCTCTCAGCCCCAAAGGCGATAACGTGAAAGTTTCCACTACGGAAGATAGACATTACAAAGACGTAAAACAACCCGTTTCACCGGATTACGTAGCGGAAAGTTTTTCCGAAGCGATGAAGAATGCTCTGACCTCCGTGAACGATCTTCAAGTGGATGCGGATGAAATGACTCAAAAGATGGTTTTTGATCCGAATTCCGTAGACGCTCACGAAGTGATGATCGCTTCCGAAAAAGCAAGAGTCGCTCTTACGTTCACAAAGACGATTGCGGACGGAGTTGTTCGAGCTTACAGAGAACTGACTTCTCTTCGATAA
- a CDS encoding P83/100 family protein produces the protein MFRILIAFVCFGFSLSLFSQENSKLGEKEVRSSQRVQFINRSSARAGEEVRGTNEKVGLGLADILKKEPDKTHTQGGVSVTRIAPEEKKFGADVFAILEDSDYGHINSIQRILSGFVKSNFGYDDKNSDILATYILYYNAIHRKDKAYVGKKYSNSVIKFVSAGSIGISKRYSEWPGKTQIIIPLVEDVLGKDVHTDELEDEVNKDLDKKKEGQSEKDKFNDLQNEKNKKELEELKRRKEENQNKQKEISDKETKTDKELQELNKDPVKNKTQIAEKKKEKEQIQKDKESAKKEEQKLKEKEKEVVKKDEERKSNNSSSSSSSSSSSSKSDSKSDSGNKSGSDNKSSSNDKKSEAELKKELAETKKELETKKEEEKKKEEFDKNVVGGKILFLKTLKYLDKGHYNNELQVLDPTKDDTIFRGDFNKICGRTFEIVDGKALVIGFEDGHSSSHKLILIDQETLKPTLSAEDNIFWRSPMIVKGDEIYAFEEVQEKYYLSRFGKDLKKQAKSSEEISPNSNVTFYGEKIYVTGKEESSGNVQITVFNKADLKLIKKIKP, from the coding sequence ATGTTCAGAATCTTGATAGCGTTCGTATGTTTCGGTTTTTCTTTGTCTTTATTTTCTCAGGAAAATTCCAAACTCGGAGAGAAAGAAGTTCGTTCTTCTCAAAGGGTTCAGTTTATCAATCGTTCCTCCGCACGCGCCGGAGAAGAAGTTCGCGGAACCAACGAGAAAGTCGGTTTGGGTCTTGCGGACATTCTGAAAAAAGAACCGGATAAAACTCATACGCAAGGCGGAGTCAGCGTTACGAGAATCGCCCCCGAAGAAAAAAAATTCGGAGCGGACGTTTTTGCGATTCTGGAGGATTCGGATTACGGTCATATCAATTCGATCCAAAGAATTCTTTCCGGTTTCGTGAAGTCGAACTTCGGCTACGACGATAAGAATTCCGATATTCTCGCCACTTATATTCTTTACTACAACGCGATTCACAGAAAGGACAAGGCCTACGTCGGAAAGAAATATTCCAATTCCGTAATTAAGTTTGTAAGCGCAGGTTCCATCGGGATTTCGAAACGTTATTCGGAATGGCCCGGTAAAACCCAGATCATCATTCCTCTCGTCGAGGACGTTCTCGGAAAGGACGTTCATACGGACGAACTCGAAGACGAGGTCAACAAGGACTTGGACAAGAAGAAGGAAGGACAATCCGAAAAGGACAAGTTCAACGATCTTCAAAACGAAAAGAACAAAAAAGAACTCGAAGAACTCAAACGCAGAAAAGAAGAGAACCAGAACAAACAAAAGGAAATTTCCGATAAGGAAACCAAAACCGATAAGGAACTTCAGGAACTCAACAAGGATCCGGTAAAAAATAAAACCCAGATCGCCGAAAAGAAAAAAGAAAAAGAGCAGATTCAAAAAGACAAGGAATCCGCTAAAAAAGAAGAACAGAAGTTAAAGGAAAAAGAAAAGGAAGTCGTTAAGAAAGACGAAGAAAGAAAGAGCAACAACAGTTCTTCAAGTTCGTCCAGCTCTTCCAGTTCCTCTAAGTCCGATTCTAAAAGCGATTCGGGAAACAAATCCGGAAGCGACAACAAGTCTTCTTCGAACGATAAAAAGTCCGAAGCCGAGTTGAAGAAAGAACTCGCGGAGACTAAAAAAGAATTGGAAACCAAAAAGGAAGAAGAAAAGAAAAAAGAGGAGTTCGATAAGAACGTCGTCGGCGGTAAGATTCTTTTCTTAAAAACCCTGAAGTATTTGGACAAAGGTCATTATAACAACGAACTTCAAGTGTTGGACCCGACTAAAGACGATACGATCTTTCGCGGAGACTTTAACAAGATCTGCGGAAGAACCTTCGAAATCGTGGACGGAAAGGCTCTTGTGATCGGTTTTGAAGACGGTCACTCTTCCAGTCACAAATTGATTTTGATCGATCAAGAAACTTTGAAACCGACCCTCTCCGCGGAAGATAATATCTTCTGGAGATCTCCTATGATCGTAAAGGGCGATGAGATTTACGCATTCGAAGAAGTTCAGGAAAAATATTATCTTTCCCGTTTCGGCAAGGACTTGAAAAAACAAGCGAAGTCTTCCGAGGAAATCAGTCCGAATTCGAACGTTACTTTCTACGGAGAAAAAATCTACGTAACCGGTAAGGAAGAAAGTTCCGGTAACGTTCAGATCACCGTTTTTAACAAAGCGGATCTGAAGTTGATTAAGAAGATCAAGCCGTAG
- the rpiB gene encoding ribose 5-phosphate isomerase B, with product MKKIGIASDHGGFELKEFLRNSFAGELEIVDYGTKDETSVDYPIVISEACKKVLSNEVEGLIALCGTGIGASIAANRLHGIRAALCHDQLTAEMSRRHNNANVLVLGGRILGKELALNIVRTWLNTAFEGGRHERRVNQLETLNS from the coding sequence ATGAAAAAAATCGGAATCGCCTCGGATCACGGAGGCTTTGAACTCAAGGAATTTCTCCGCAATTCTTTCGCGGGAGAATTAGAAATCGTAGATTACGGAACCAAGGACGAAACGTCCGTAGATTATCCGATCGTCATCTCGGAAGCATGTAAAAAAGTTCTTTCCAACGAAGTGGAAGGTTTGATCGCGCTTTGCGGAACCGGAATCGGAGCGTCCATCGCGGCGAACCGTTTGCACGGAATCAGAGCCGCTCTTTGTCACGATCAACTTACCGCGGAAATGTCCAGACGTCATAACAACGCGAACGTGCTCGTTTTAGGCGGAAGAATTCTCGGCAAAGAACTGGCGTTGAACATCGTGCGCACCTGGCTCAACACCGCTTTCGAAGGCGGACGTCATGAAAGAAGAGTCAATCAGCTCGAAACCTTAAATTCTTAA